The following are encoded together in the Colius striatus isolate bColStr4 chromosome 5, bColStr4.1.hap1, whole genome shotgun sequence genome:
- the ZNF438 gene encoding zinc finger protein 438 isoform X1, with the protein MQNPLAFSTGGVFLHANPAEKHCVQQSMLCQQNQETRAGKTVSTDKHKCPSDTRQSFQNKSQFRTIAPKMVPKMLTSGVVSCLQSSLPEQNTPISAAGSKPLVVPTQNYAVMQVAGHEGTFSLLALLYVAPALTQEVQQSNVSRPETLKLPIPRYKSVRNKLPSDKKPSKLSGLGACNKTPTKASILTETSHVTTLTKDCPETHCSSRSNEQATLTDRDSAEITVATLVNKSSCVESGSALVNKTEIANSNVSRPCVVKDSLSKPVSTINPMKLSLCSVKTASKTTRESFIMSEKLKEKPTNSANSVAILSPAGFGSTIQMTPSAPKGKLPILPYSRVKNSVFCKSKQNTNVTAVSGPSLRSECEKIPALAKPFHVPTKASDKRLAVSFTQVSKQTIRENTFSPSNKGDANVLKKLNSATSKRRGKKRRAPDDLLAFQTKRKKCILNKIREGRERPKVDLPPPEGKKAEAVKKYRSIRPKPMVAVQAFAPLMCAAVVDTLSPNHLDQDIFLSSSLPNKYLSYKHSDATSAKSGDVGRNACSVAPKPSHKCHVCNHTFQFKHHLQDHMNTHTNKRPYSCRVCRKAYLHSGSLSTHMKLHHNEDKPKKLVCCEFCAKVFGHAKVYFGHLRKVHRVVISTEPSTSEQQLQDALKKRDRNVKDVEEATERGNKCNFEDLFHSPGEVKVQIKCGQCQFIAQSFGEMKFHLLYSHGEEIQGRVKEGVLQGNRGAKGEAIKHTAHFWKQRNERRHLAKCGAREEQFYTFPKLKRQIYFHHQNNIDTLSKGEQTQPGGSEAAKEMPNIGFGTPSKKREVWSKAGYNCILCKQLFGRKEDLRNHWQSHHNCEDPSTLWMIFNLLSKQGVIELSNNG; encoded by the exons ATGCAGAATCCTTTAGCATTTTCTACAG GTGGTGTTTTTTTGCATGCTAATCCTGCAGAGAAACATTGTGTCCAACAAAGTATGCTGTGTCAGCAAAACCAAGAAACTCGTGCTGGAAAGACAGTATCCACAG ATAAACACAAATGTCCTTCGGATACAAGACAAAGTTTTCAGAATAAAAGCCAGTTTAGGACCATTGCTCCAAAAATGGTACCAAAAATGTTAACATCTGGAGTGGTTTCTTGTCTTCAGTCATCTTTGCCTGAGCAAAATACACCAATATCAGCTGCAGGTTCTAAACCGCTGGTGGTGCCAACTCAAAACTATGCTGTCATGCAAGTGGCTGGTCATGAGGGGACCTTTTCTCTGCTGGCCTTACTGTATGTTGCCCCTGCCCTAACACAGGAAGTCCAGCAGTCAAACGTGTCCCGTCCTGAAACCCTGAAGCTGCCTATCCCTAGGTACAAGTCTGTAAGAAATAAATTGCCAAGTGACAAAAAACCATCAAAACTCTCTGGTTTGGGTGCATGTAACAAGACTCCTACCAAAGCATCGATCTTGACAGAGACTTCCCATGTGACTACTTTAACTAAAGACTGTCCTGAAACTCATTGTAGTTCACGTTCAAATGAGCAAGCAACGCTGACAGACCGTGACTCAGCTGAAATTACAGTTGCCACATTAGTAAATAAAAGCAGTTGTGTGGAGTCTGGATCTGCTTTAGTGAACAAAACTGAAATTGCTAACAGTAATGTTTCTAGACCATGTGTAGTTAAAGACTCTTTATCCAAGCCAGTGAGTACAATTAATCCCATGAAACTAAGTCTCTGCTCTGTGAAGACAGCATCTAAAACCACAAGAGAGTCATTCATAATGTCtgagaaactgaaggaaaaacccacaaattctgcaaattctGTTGCTATCCTGTCACCAGCAGGTTTTGGCAGTACAATACAGATGACTCCATCGGCACCAAAAGGAAAACTTCCTATTTTGCCTTACTCAAGGGTGAAAAATTCAGTGTTCTGTAAATCGAAGCAGAATACTAATGTGACGGCTGTATCTGGTCCTTCACTGAGGTCTGAGTGTGAAAAGATACCAGCTTTAGCAAAACCTTTCCATGTTCCTACTAAAGCATCCGATAAGCGATTAGCTGTGTCGTTTACACAAGTCTCCAAACAAACTATCCGAGAAAATACCTTCTCTCCATCCAATAAAGGGGATGCCAACGTTCTTAAAAAATTGAACAGTGCAACCTCAAAAAGAAGAGGCAAGAAAAGAAGAGCCCCTGATGATTTATTGGCTTTTCAGACCAAGCGAAAGAAATGCATACTAAATAAGAttagagaaggaagagagagaccAAAAGTTGATCTTCCGCCACCTGAAGGCAAAAAGGCAGAGGCAGTGAAAAAATACCGTAGCATTAGACCAAAACCAATGGTGGCAGTACAGGCTTTTGCACCACTGATGTGTGCAGCTGTGGTAGACACCCTGTCTCCTAACCATTTAGaccaagatatttttttaagtagttcACTTCCCAATAAATACTTGAGTTACAAGCACAGTGATGCTACATCAGCTAAATCAGGTGATGTGGGTAGAAATGCGTGCTCAGTCGCACCCAAGCCATCACATAAATGTCATGTGTGTAACCACACCTTCCAGTTCAAACACCATCTTCAGGACcacatgaacacacacacaaacaaacgGCCCTACAGTTGCCGTGTTTGCCGGAAGGCGTATCTTCATTCTGGAAGCCTGAGCACACATATGAAGCTTCATCACAATGAAGACAAACCCAAGAAGCTCGTTTGCTGTGAGTTCTGTGCTAAAGTTTTTGGCCACGCTAAAGTGTATTTTGGCCACCTCAGAAAAGTGCACAGGGTTGTTATCAGCACAGAGCCCTCTACCAGTGAGCAACAGCTGCAAGATGCTTtaaagaagagagacagaaatgtgAAAGACGTGGAAGAAGCAACAGAGAG ggGAAATAAGTGCAATTTTGAGGACCTATTCCATAGCCCGGGAGAAGTGAAAGTACAGATCAAATGTGGCCAATGCCAGTTTATTGCACAGTCTTTTGGTGAAATGAAGTTTCACTTATTGTACAGTCATGGAGAAGAGATCCAGGGAAGAGTAAAGGAAGGGGTTTTGCAAGGAAACAGAGGAGCTAAGGGAGAAGCGATCAAACACACAGCCCACTTCTGGAAGCAGCGCAATGAGAGAAGACATTTAGCAAAATGTGGTGCCCGTGAGGAGCAGTTCTATACTTTTCCAAAACTGAAAAGACAGATATACTTCCACCATCAAAATAACATCGATACATTGTCTAAAGGTGAACAGACTCAGCCAGGAGGCAGTGAAGCAGCCAAGGAGATGCCAAATATTGGGTTTGGGACACCAAGCAAGAAACGAGAAGTTTGGTCTAAAGCAGGCTACAACTGCATTTTGTGTAAACAGTtatttggaaggaaagaggatCTCCGTAACCATTGGCAGAGTCATCACAACTGTGAAGACCCTTCCACTTTATGGatgatttttaatttgttgtCGAAACAAGGAGTTATTGAACTCTCTAATAATGGTTAA
- the ZNF438 gene encoding zinc finger protein 438 isoform X3 → MQNPLAFSTDKHKCPSDTRQSFQNKSQFRTIAPKMVPKMLTSGVVSCLQSSLPEQNTPISAAGSKPLVVPTQNYAVMQVAGHEGTFSLLALLYVAPALTQEVQQSNVSRPETLKLPIPRYKSVRNKLPSDKKPSKLSGLGACNKTPTKASILTETSHVTTLTKDCPETHCSSRSNEQATLTDRDSAEITVATLVNKSSCVESGSALVNKTEIANSNVSRPCVVKDSLSKPVSTINPMKLSLCSVKTASKTTRESFIMSEKLKEKPTNSANSVAILSPAGFGSTIQMTPSAPKGKLPILPYSRVKNSVFCKSKQNTNVTAVSGPSLRSECEKIPALAKPFHVPTKASDKRLAVSFTQVSKQTIRENTFSPSNKGDANVLKKLNSATSKRRGKKRRAPDDLLAFQTKRKKCILNKIREGRERPKVDLPPPEGKKAEAVKKYRSIRPKPMVAVQAFAPLMCAAVVDTLSPNHLDQDIFLSSSLPNKYLSYKHSDATSAKSGDVGRNACSVAPKPSHKCHVCNHTFQFKHHLQDHMNTHTNKRPYSCRVCRKAYLHSGSLSTHMKLHHNEDKPKKLVCCEFCAKVFGHAKVYFGHLRKVHRVVISTEPSTSEQQLQDALKKRDRNVKDVEEATERGNKCNFEDLFHSPGEVKVQIKCGQCQFIAQSFGEMKFHLLYSHGEEIQGRVKEGVLQGNRGAKGEAIKHTAHFWKQRNERRHLAKCGAREEQFYTFPKLKRQIYFHHQNNIDTLSKGEQTQPGGSEAAKEMPNIGFGTPSKKREVWSKAGYNCILCKQLFGRKEDLRNHWQSHHNCEDPSTLWMIFNLLSKQGVIELSNNG, encoded by the exons ATGCAGAATCCTTTAGCATTTTCTACAG ATAAACACAAATGTCCTTCGGATACAAGACAAAGTTTTCAGAATAAAAGCCAGTTTAGGACCATTGCTCCAAAAATGGTACCAAAAATGTTAACATCTGGAGTGGTTTCTTGTCTTCAGTCATCTTTGCCTGAGCAAAATACACCAATATCAGCTGCAGGTTCTAAACCGCTGGTGGTGCCAACTCAAAACTATGCTGTCATGCAAGTGGCTGGTCATGAGGGGACCTTTTCTCTGCTGGCCTTACTGTATGTTGCCCCTGCCCTAACACAGGAAGTCCAGCAGTCAAACGTGTCCCGTCCTGAAACCCTGAAGCTGCCTATCCCTAGGTACAAGTCTGTAAGAAATAAATTGCCAAGTGACAAAAAACCATCAAAACTCTCTGGTTTGGGTGCATGTAACAAGACTCCTACCAAAGCATCGATCTTGACAGAGACTTCCCATGTGACTACTTTAACTAAAGACTGTCCTGAAACTCATTGTAGTTCACGTTCAAATGAGCAAGCAACGCTGACAGACCGTGACTCAGCTGAAATTACAGTTGCCACATTAGTAAATAAAAGCAGTTGTGTGGAGTCTGGATCTGCTTTAGTGAACAAAACTGAAATTGCTAACAGTAATGTTTCTAGACCATGTGTAGTTAAAGACTCTTTATCCAAGCCAGTGAGTACAATTAATCCCATGAAACTAAGTCTCTGCTCTGTGAAGACAGCATCTAAAACCACAAGAGAGTCATTCATAATGTCtgagaaactgaaggaaaaacccacaaattctgcaaattctGTTGCTATCCTGTCACCAGCAGGTTTTGGCAGTACAATACAGATGACTCCATCGGCACCAAAAGGAAAACTTCCTATTTTGCCTTACTCAAGGGTGAAAAATTCAGTGTTCTGTAAATCGAAGCAGAATACTAATGTGACGGCTGTATCTGGTCCTTCACTGAGGTCTGAGTGTGAAAAGATACCAGCTTTAGCAAAACCTTTCCATGTTCCTACTAAAGCATCCGATAAGCGATTAGCTGTGTCGTTTACACAAGTCTCCAAACAAACTATCCGAGAAAATACCTTCTCTCCATCCAATAAAGGGGATGCCAACGTTCTTAAAAAATTGAACAGTGCAACCTCAAAAAGAAGAGGCAAGAAAAGAAGAGCCCCTGATGATTTATTGGCTTTTCAGACCAAGCGAAAGAAATGCATACTAAATAAGAttagagaaggaagagagagaccAAAAGTTGATCTTCCGCCACCTGAAGGCAAAAAGGCAGAGGCAGTGAAAAAATACCGTAGCATTAGACCAAAACCAATGGTGGCAGTACAGGCTTTTGCACCACTGATGTGTGCAGCTGTGGTAGACACCCTGTCTCCTAACCATTTAGaccaagatatttttttaagtagttcACTTCCCAATAAATACTTGAGTTACAAGCACAGTGATGCTACATCAGCTAAATCAGGTGATGTGGGTAGAAATGCGTGCTCAGTCGCACCCAAGCCATCACATAAATGTCATGTGTGTAACCACACCTTCCAGTTCAAACACCATCTTCAGGACcacatgaacacacacacaaacaaacgGCCCTACAGTTGCCGTGTTTGCCGGAAGGCGTATCTTCATTCTGGAAGCCTGAGCACACATATGAAGCTTCATCACAATGAAGACAAACCCAAGAAGCTCGTTTGCTGTGAGTTCTGTGCTAAAGTTTTTGGCCACGCTAAAGTGTATTTTGGCCACCTCAGAAAAGTGCACAGGGTTGTTATCAGCACAGAGCCCTCTACCAGTGAGCAACAGCTGCAAGATGCTTtaaagaagagagacagaaatgtgAAAGACGTGGAAGAAGCAACAGAGAG ggGAAATAAGTGCAATTTTGAGGACCTATTCCATAGCCCGGGAGAAGTGAAAGTACAGATCAAATGTGGCCAATGCCAGTTTATTGCACAGTCTTTTGGTGAAATGAAGTTTCACTTATTGTACAGTCATGGAGAAGAGATCCAGGGAAGAGTAAAGGAAGGGGTTTTGCAAGGAAACAGAGGAGCTAAGGGAGAAGCGATCAAACACACAGCCCACTTCTGGAAGCAGCGCAATGAGAGAAGACATTTAGCAAAATGTGGTGCCCGTGAGGAGCAGTTCTATACTTTTCCAAAACTGAAAAGACAGATATACTTCCACCATCAAAATAACATCGATACATTGTCTAAAGGTGAACAGACTCAGCCAGGAGGCAGTGAAGCAGCCAAGGAGATGCCAAATATTGGGTTTGGGACACCAAGCAAGAAACGAGAAGTTTGGTCTAAAGCAGGCTACAACTGCATTTTGTGTAAACAGTtatttggaaggaaagaggatCTCCGTAACCATTGGCAGAGTCATCACAACTGTGAAGACCCTTCCACTTTATGGatgatttttaatttgttgtCGAAACAAGGAGTTATTGAACTCTCTAATAATGGTTAA
- the ZNF438 gene encoding zinc finger protein 438 isoform X2, with the protein MLCQQNQETRAGKTVSTDKHKCPSDTRQSFQNKSQFRTIAPKMVPKMLTSGVVSCLQSSLPEQNTPISAAGSKPLVVPTQNYAVMQVAGHEGTFSLLALLYVAPALTQEVQQSNVSRPETLKLPIPRYKSVRNKLPSDKKPSKLSGLGACNKTPTKASILTETSHVTTLTKDCPETHCSSRSNEQATLTDRDSAEITVATLVNKSSCVESGSALVNKTEIANSNVSRPCVVKDSLSKPVSTINPMKLSLCSVKTASKTTRESFIMSEKLKEKPTNSANSVAILSPAGFGSTIQMTPSAPKGKLPILPYSRVKNSVFCKSKQNTNVTAVSGPSLRSECEKIPALAKPFHVPTKASDKRLAVSFTQVSKQTIRENTFSPSNKGDANVLKKLNSATSKRRGKKRRAPDDLLAFQTKRKKCILNKIREGRERPKVDLPPPEGKKAEAVKKYRSIRPKPMVAVQAFAPLMCAAVVDTLSPNHLDQDIFLSSSLPNKYLSYKHSDATSAKSGDVGRNACSVAPKPSHKCHVCNHTFQFKHHLQDHMNTHTNKRPYSCRVCRKAYLHSGSLSTHMKLHHNEDKPKKLVCCEFCAKVFGHAKVYFGHLRKVHRVVISTEPSTSEQQLQDALKKRDRNVKDVEEATERGNKCNFEDLFHSPGEVKVQIKCGQCQFIAQSFGEMKFHLLYSHGEEIQGRVKEGVLQGNRGAKGEAIKHTAHFWKQRNERRHLAKCGAREEQFYTFPKLKRQIYFHHQNNIDTLSKGEQTQPGGSEAAKEMPNIGFGTPSKKREVWSKAGYNCILCKQLFGRKEDLRNHWQSHHNCEDPSTLWMIFNLLSKQGVIELSNNG; encoded by the exons ATGCTGTGTCAGCAAAACCAAGAAACTCGTGCTGGAAAGACAGTATCCACAG ATAAACACAAATGTCCTTCGGATACAAGACAAAGTTTTCAGAATAAAAGCCAGTTTAGGACCATTGCTCCAAAAATGGTACCAAAAATGTTAACATCTGGAGTGGTTTCTTGTCTTCAGTCATCTTTGCCTGAGCAAAATACACCAATATCAGCTGCAGGTTCTAAACCGCTGGTGGTGCCAACTCAAAACTATGCTGTCATGCAAGTGGCTGGTCATGAGGGGACCTTTTCTCTGCTGGCCTTACTGTATGTTGCCCCTGCCCTAACACAGGAAGTCCAGCAGTCAAACGTGTCCCGTCCTGAAACCCTGAAGCTGCCTATCCCTAGGTACAAGTCTGTAAGAAATAAATTGCCAAGTGACAAAAAACCATCAAAACTCTCTGGTTTGGGTGCATGTAACAAGACTCCTACCAAAGCATCGATCTTGACAGAGACTTCCCATGTGACTACTTTAACTAAAGACTGTCCTGAAACTCATTGTAGTTCACGTTCAAATGAGCAAGCAACGCTGACAGACCGTGACTCAGCTGAAATTACAGTTGCCACATTAGTAAATAAAAGCAGTTGTGTGGAGTCTGGATCTGCTTTAGTGAACAAAACTGAAATTGCTAACAGTAATGTTTCTAGACCATGTGTAGTTAAAGACTCTTTATCCAAGCCAGTGAGTACAATTAATCCCATGAAACTAAGTCTCTGCTCTGTGAAGACAGCATCTAAAACCACAAGAGAGTCATTCATAATGTCtgagaaactgaaggaaaaacccacaaattctgcaaattctGTTGCTATCCTGTCACCAGCAGGTTTTGGCAGTACAATACAGATGACTCCATCGGCACCAAAAGGAAAACTTCCTATTTTGCCTTACTCAAGGGTGAAAAATTCAGTGTTCTGTAAATCGAAGCAGAATACTAATGTGACGGCTGTATCTGGTCCTTCACTGAGGTCTGAGTGTGAAAAGATACCAGCTTTAGCAAAACCTTTCCATGTTCCTACTAAAGCATCCGATAAGCGATTAGCTGTGTCGTTTACACAAGTCTCCAAACAAACTATCCGAGAAAATACCTTCTCTCCATCCAATAAAGGGGATGCCAACGTTCTTAAAAAATTGAACAGTGCAACCTCAAAAAGAAGAGGCAAGAAAAGAAGAGCCCCTGATGATTTATTGGCTTTTCAGACCAAGCGAAAGAAATGCATACTAAATAAGAttagagaaggaagagagagaccAAAAGTTGATCTTCCGCCACCTGAAGGCAAAAAGGCAGAGGCAGTGAAAAAATACCGTAGCATTAGACCAAAACCAATGGTGGCAGTACAGGCTTTTGCACCACTGATGTGTGCAGCTGTGGTAGACACCCTGTCTCCTAACCATTTAGaccaagatatttttttaagtagttcACTTCCCAATAAATACTTGAGTTACAAGCACAGTGATGCTACATCAGCTAAATCAGGTGATGTGGGTAGAAATGCGTGCTCAGTCGCACCCAAGCCATCACATAAATGTCATGTGTGTAACCACACCTTCCAGTTCAAACACCATCTTCAGGACcacatgaacacacacacaaacaaacgGCCCTACAGTTGCCGTGTTTGCCGGAAGGCGTATCTTCATTCTGGAAGCCTGAGCACACATATGAAGCTTCATCACAATGAAGACAAACCCAAGAAGCTCGTTTGCTGTGAGTTCTGTGCTAAAGTTTTTGGCCACGCTAAAGTGTATTTTGGCCACCTCAGAAAAGTGCACAGGGTTGTTATCAGCACAGAGCCCTCTACCAGTGAGCAACAGCTGCAAGATGCTTtaaagaagagagacagaaatgtgAAAGACGTGGAAGAAGCAACAGAGAG ggGAAATAAGTGCAATTTTGAGGACCTATTCCATAGCCCGGGAGAAGTGAAAGTACAGATCAAATGTGGCCAATGCCAGTTTATTGCACAGTCTTTTGGTGAAATGAAGTTTCACTTATTGTACAGTCATGGAGAAGAGATCCAGGGAAGAGTAAAGGAAGGGGTTTTGCAAGGAAACAGAGGAGCTAAGGGAGAAGCGATCAAACACACAGCCCACTTCTGGAAGCAGCGCAATGAGAGAAGACATTTAGCAAAATGTGGTGCCCGTGAGGAGCAGTTCTATACTTTTCCAAAACTGAAAAGACAGATATACTTCCACCATCAAAATAACATCGATACATTGTCTAAAGGTGAACAGACTCAGCCAGGAGGCAGTGAAGCAGCCAAGGAGATGCCAAATATTGGGTTTGGGACACCAAGCAAGAAACGAGAAGTTTGGTCTAAAGCAGGCTACAACTGCATTTTGTGTAAACAGTtatttggaaggaaagaggatCTCCGTAACCATTGGCAGAGTCATCACAACTGTGAAGACCCTTCCACTTTATGGatgatttttaatttgttgtCGAAACAAGGAGTTATTGAACTCTCTAATAATGGTTAA